The sequence TACTTACAAATGGGAGGAACCATTAAAAACATGGTTGCCGATGTTACTGGGGTGATTTGTGACGGTGCTAAAACAGGATGTGCATTTAAGCTTTCAACAGCTGCGGCCGTTGCACTAAAATCTGCACTGTTGGCCCTTGATGATGTTATAGCCACACCAGACAACGGAATAGTTACTGATTCTGTGGAACAAACCATCAAGAATCTAGGGCGTATAGGTACACCTGGAATGGTGGAAACGGACCGTGAGATTTTAGAAGTAATGATGGAAAAGAATAAACTAAAGATTATTGAAACTGTATGTTAGAAAAAATCCGTAAGTTGTTTTATACAACTTACGGATTTTTCTATCTGCTTTTCTTATTGGGTTGTCTTTTATTTTTTGCTACTGGGCTTGGGCTTGGGCTTGGGCCACTTCCTTTGCCTTTGCCCCTTTTATCCTTTGGTCTGCCAGAAGGTTTCTTATCATCGGATTTGCCTGTTGGCTTTGGCTTGGGCTTGGGAGTAAAGCTTGAGCGGTTTGCCCTTGGTCTTATTAGACATTTTTTATCAAAGCCTATAAGGTCTTTTCTCTTTGCTTTAGTTAAAGCTTCATACACTAATTCATAGTTGTTAGGGTCTCTGTATTGCATTAAGGCCCTTTGCATGGCTTTCTCATGGGCAGTTTTCGGCACATAAACCCTTTCCATGGTCCTTGGGTCCATTTCGGTATAGTACATGCAAGTGGACAGTGTCCCAGGGGTGGGATAAAAATCTTGAACCTGTTCTGGATTATGACCGATATCCCTTAAGTATTCAGCTAACTCTATGGCGGCGTGTAGATCTGAGCCAGGATGTGATGACATTAGGTAAGGGACTAGAAATTGATTTTTACCTACCTTGTTATTTATTCTTTCATACTTATTTACGAACTTTTCATAGACATCGCGGCCAGGTTTACCCATTTTTTCAAGAACCCTTGGAGAAATGTGTTCTGGAGCAACTTTTAATTGGCCAGAAACGTGATGTTCACATAGTTCCTTGAAAAATTCTTGATTTTGATCATGGACCAGATAATCATATCTAATACCTGAGCGTACAAAAACTTTTTTTACGTTTGGAAGTGTTCGAAGCTCCCTAAGAAGATCTAGATACTCCGTATGATCTATATTTAGATTTTTGCAGGGGTTTGGGAAAAGGCACTGTTTGTTTGAACACACTCCATGCTTAATCTGTTTTTCACAAGCCTTTTGTCTAAAGTTTGCAGTTGGACCACCCACATCGTGTATATAGCCTTTGAAATCGGGCTCCCAAACCATTTGTTTTGCTTCATTTACAATGGACTGACTGCTTCTGGGCTGAATTGCTCGACCTTGATGGAAGTTGAGAGCACAAAAACTACATCCTCCGAAACAACCCCTACTACTTACAAGGCTAAACTT comes from Alkalicella caledoniensis and encodes:
- a CDS encoding YgiQ family radical SAM protein, encoding MNNEFLPITRLDMQNRNWDTLDFVIISGDAYVDHPSFGTAIIGRVLESKGFKVGIIPQPDWNNIEDFRKLGKPDIAFLVTSGNIDSMVNHYTVAKKRRKTDQYSPGGKGNLRPDRATTVYSQKAREAYNDVPIIIGGVEGSLRRLSHYDYWDDKVRRSILLDSKADLLVYGMAETQIIEIAEALQSGLPMDQITFIKGTAYRSSDISHVVDFVMLPSYEKISKSKEDYCKHFMIQHKNTDSITAKPLVEPYEKSKTYVVQNTPADPLDTSTLDWVYSLPYTKQFHPIYEKDGGIPALTEVKFSLVSSRGCFGGCSFCALNFHQGRAIQPRSSQSIVNEAKQMVWEPDFKGYIHDVGGPTANFRQKACEKQIKHGVCSNKQCLFPNPCKNLNIDHTEYLDLLRELRTLPNVKKVFVRSGIRYDYLVHDQNQEFFKELCEHHVSGQLKVAPEHISPRVLEKMGKPGRDVYEKFVNKYERINNKVGKNQFLVPYLMSSHPGSDLHAAIELAEYLRDIGHNPEQVQDFYPTPGTLSTCMYYTEMDPRTMERVYVPKTAHEKAMQRALMQYRDPNNYELVYEALTKAKRKDLIGFDKKCLIRPRANRSSFTPKPKPKPTGKSDDKKPSGRPKDKRGKGKGSGPSPSPSPVAKNKRQPNKKSR